One region of Micromonospora lupini genomic DNA includes:
- a CDS encoding SAM-dependent methyltransferase, with protein MTRDKAAPPGIDPHIPSVARVYDFFLGGKDNFEADRKVAEHALRITPDGPAAGQANRAFLRRVIRFLVAEAGIDQFLDIGSGLPTQGNVHEVATEQNPKAQVVYVDNDPIVLTHGRALLAAEGTATVIQADVRAPQEILHHPEVRRFLDFDRPIGLLLFAILHHLGDDEDPRAVAAELIDALPSGSYVAISHFRDPGERDPEGSRKAREVERVFNESLGTGRWRTDEEILSLVDGLTLLEPGLVPLAEWRPEPGTPAPTQTDTYHTFVGLLARKP; from the coding sequence GTGACCCGCGACAAGGCGGCACCCCCCGGCATCGACCCCCACATTCCCAGCGTGGCGCGGGTCTACGACTTCTTCCTGGGCGGCAAGGACAACTTCGAGGCCGACCGGAAGGTTGCCGAGCACGCCCTCCGGATCACACCGGACGGACCGGCAGCCGGCCAGGCCAACCGCGCCTTTCTGCGTCGAGTGATTCGTTTCCTCGTCGCCGAGGCGGGCATCGACCAGTTCCTCGACATCGGATCGGGGCTGCCCACCCAGGGCAACGTCCACGAGGTCGCCACCGAGCAGAACCCGAAGGCTCAGGTGGTCTATGTGGACAACGATCCGATCGTCCTGACGCATGGTCGGGCCCTGCTCGCCGCCGAGGGCACCGCGACGGTCATCCAGGCGGACGTCCGGGCACCGCAGGAAATCCTCCACCATCCGGAGGTACGTCGGTTCCTCGACTTCGACCGGCCGATCGGGTTGTTGCTCTTCGCGATCCTGCACCACCTTGGTGACGACGAGGACCCGCGAGCGGTGGCGGCGGAGCTGATCGACGCGCTGCCCTCCGGCAGCTACGTGGCGATCTCGCACTTCCGCGACCCGGGTGAGCGAGACCCGGAAGGCTCCCGCAAGGCCCGCGAGGTCGAGCGGGTCTTCAACGAGTCGCTTGGCACCGGCCGCTGGCGTACGGACGAGGAGATCCTGTCGCTCGTCGACGGACTGACGCTGCTGGAACCGGGGCTGGTGCCGCTGGCCGAGTGGCGTCCGGAGCCGGGTACGCCCGCTCCGACGCAGACCGATACCTATCACACCTTCGTCGGGCTCCTCGCCCGCAAACCGTAG
- a CDS encoding glycoside hydrolase family 44 protein, whose protein sequence is MLVRPTTALLPVVLATALGGLALPEPALAAVGPALAVDTTTARHQISPYIYGMNFADQALARDLRLPVHRYGGNATTRYNFRADTTNRAADWYFENIPNDNPSPDDLPEGSETDRFVQENKATGAATVMTVPMLGWIAKDRSRACGFSVAKYGPQQSTDQWAPDCGNGIKPDGSPVTGNDPEDTSVAVGPEYVTDFVNHLKGQFGAAADGGVQFYNLDNEPDLWQSTHRDVRPTGMGYDELRDRTYEYAAAIKAADPGAKTLGPVGWGLNSIFYSGLDQDTCSRTGCWSNPPDKAAHGGQDLGPWYLDRMREYEQQHGTRILDYFDVHLYPQQSGVLGDAAGDANTQALRLRSTRQLWDPTYVDESWINSPVRFIPRLRELVDQHYPGTKIAMTEYNWGGHGSLNGALAQADVLGIFGREGLDLATLWTAPEADQPVANAFRVYRNYDGKGGAFGDTSVQATSADQGKLAVYAAERSADKALTLVVVNKTSDDLTSPVALTGVSASTAQVYRYSGADLTGVVREADQPVTAGSLTATFPANSITHLVLPRGTTPGDTQAPTAPGKPTAGTITGDSVALAWTPSTDNTAVTGYDVHRVDTTGTVKVGTATGTTYTVTGLTPDTPYTFVVTARDAAGNVSTASPGLTVRTAPTAPTVGCTVGYTANSWPGGFTATVTIKNTGTTAIDGWKLAFDFPTTGQKVGQGWSATWKQNGTSVTADSMSWNGKLAPGASTSTGFNGTWSGTNPAPTAFSLNGQRCG, encoded by the coding sequence ATGCTCGTGCGTCCCACCACCGCTCTCCTCCCGGTCGTGCTCGCCACGGCCCTCGGCGGTCTGGCCCTGCCGGAGCCCGCCCTGGCCGCGGTCGGCCCGGCGCTGGCCGTGGACACCACCACCGCCCGGCACCAGATCAGCCCGTACATCTACGGCATGAACTTCGCCGACCAGGCCCTCGCCCGCGACCTGCGGCTACCGGTGCACCGCTACGGCGGCAACGCCACCACCCGCTACAACTTCCGTGCCGACACCACCAACCGCGCGGCGGACTGGTACTTCGAGAACATCCCCAACGACAACCCGAGTCCGGATGACCTCCCGGAGGGCTCGGAGACCGACCGGTTCGTGCAGGAGAACAAGGCCACCGGCGCCGCCACCGTCATGACAGTGCCGATGCTCGGCTGGATCGCCAAGGACCGGTCGCGGGCGTGCGGCTTCAGCGTCGCCAAGTACGGCCCGCAGCAGTCCACCGATCAGTGGGCACCGGACTGCGGCAACGGCATAAAGCCGGACGGGTCACCCGTCACCGGCAACGATCCGGAGGACACAAGCGTCGCCGTCGGTCCGGAGTACGTCACCGACTTCGTCAATCACCTCAAGGGGCAGTTTGGCGCCGCCGCCGACGGTGGGGTCCAGTTCTACAACCTGGACAACGAGCCGGACCTGTGGCAATCCACCCACCGCGACGTCCGCCCGACCGGAATGGGCTACGACGAGCTACGCGACCGCACCTACGAGTACGCCGCCGCGATCAAGGCCGCCGACCCTGGCGCGAAGACGCTCGGTCCCGTCGGCTGGGGCCTGAACTCCATCTTCTATTCGGGCCTCGATCAGGACACCTGCTCGCGCACCGGCTGCTGGTCGAACCCGCCGGACAAGGCCGCGCACGGCGGCCAGGACCTCGGCCCGTGGTACCTGGACCGGATGCGCGAGTACGAGCAGCAGCACGGCACACGCATCCTCGACTACTTCGACGTCCACCTCTACCCGCAGCAGTCCGGCGTGTTAGGCGACGCGGCCGGCGACGCCAACACCCAGGCGTTGCGACTGCGCTCGACCCGCCAGCTCTGGGACCCGACCTACGTGGACGAAAGCTGGATCAACAGTCCGGTCCGGTTCATCCCACGCCTGCGCGAGCTTGTGGACCAGCACTACCCGGGCACGAAGATCGCGATGACCGAATACAACTGGGGCGGCCACGGGTCGCTCAACGGCGCGCTCGCCCAGGCTGACGTGCTCGGCATCTTCGGCCGCGAAGGGCTCGACCTGGCCACCCTCTGGACCGCACCCGAGGCCGACCAGCCGGTGGCCAACGCCTTCCGCGTCTACCGCAACTACGACGGCAAGGGCGGCGCGTTCGGCGATACCTCCGTCCAGGCGACAAGCGCCGACCAGGGCAAGCTGGCCGTGTACGCCGCCGAGCGGAGCGCCGACAAGGCGCTGACCCTGGTCGTGGTCAACAAGACCAGCGACGACCTGACCAGCCCGGTCGCCCTCACCGGCGTCTCTGCCAGCACCGCTCAGGTCTACCGTTACAGCGGGGCGGATCTCACAGGCGTCGTCCGGGAGGCCGACCAGCCGGTGACCGCCGGCAGCCTCACGGCCACCTTCCCGGCCAACTCGATCACCCACCTGGTGCTGCCGCGCGGCACCACCCCCGGCGACACCCAGGCGCCGACCGCCCCGGGCAAGCCGACCGCCGGCACGATCACCGGCGACAGCGTCGCGTTGGCCTGGACGCCGTCCACCGACAACACCGCCGTCACCGGTTACGACGTGCACCGGGTCGACACCACCGGCACGGTGAAGGTGGGCACCGCCACCGGCACCACGTACACCGTGACCGGGCTGACGCCGGACACCCCGTACACCTTCGTGGTGACCGCCCGGGACGCGGCGGGCAACGTTTCGACGGCCTCGCCCGGCCTGACCGTGCGGACCGCGCCCACCGCCCCGACCGTCGGCTGCACGGTCGGCTACACGGCGAACAGTTGGCCGGGCGGCTTCACCGCGACCGTGACGATCAAGAACACCGGCACCACCGCGATCGACGGCTGGAAACTCGCCTTCGACTTCCCCACCACCGGCCAGAAGGTCGGCCAGGGCTGGTCGGCCACCTGGAAGCAGAACGGCACGAGCGTCACTGCGGACAGCATGAGTTGGAACGGCAAACTCGCCCCTGGCGCGTCCACGAGCACTGGCTTCAACGGCACGTGGAGCGGCACCAATCCGGCGCCAACCGCCTTCAGCCTCAACGGGCAACGCTGCGGGTGA
- a CDS encoding oxidoreductase produces the protein MFRSLAPPDPTEFAGKRAVVTGGSRGIGAAIVQRLLDGGATVVTTARNASDETPKAATFIQGDIGTLAGVQAFTAAALDALGGVDIVVNNAAAARAHLGGASSIPDEEWLDALYLNYLSAVRVNNALLPALREAAPGAAIVNISSGAALTPAPPLAHYGAAKAALNTYGKAFATELAPAGIRVNTIIPGNVLTPGADAIRQNFADARNVPLAATTASIPMGRAGDPRDIAEAVAYLASDRAQWVTGVSLTVDGGEIPVI, from the coding sequence ATGTTCAGATCTCTCGCTCCACCAGATCCCACCGAGTTCGCCGGCAAGCGCGCGGTCGTCACGGGAGGTTCTCGCGGGATCGGCGCGGCCATCGTGCAGCGGCTGCTCGACGGCGGCGCGACAGTCGTCACCACTGCGCGCAACGCCTCCGACGAGACGCCGAAGGCCGCCACCTTCATCCAGGGCGACATCGGCACGCTCGCAGGCGTACAGGCATTCACCGCGGCAGCGCTCGACGCGCTCGGCGGCGTCGACATCGTGGTCAACAACGCGGCGGCGGCACGCGCCCACCTCGGCGGCGCCTCATCCATCCCCGACGAGGAATGGCTCGACGCTCTCTACCTCAACTACCTGTCCGCCGTACGGGTCAACAACGCGCTGCTACCGGCACTACGCGAGGCCGCGCCGGGCGCCGCGATCGTCAACATCTCCTCCGGGGCGGCACTCACGCCGGCACCACCACTGGCTCACTACGGCGCCGCCAAGGCCGCCCTGAACACCTACGGCAAGGCGTTCGCCACCGAGCTCGCGCCCGCCGGAATCCGCGTCAACACGATCATCCCCGGCAACGTGCTCACCCCGGGCGCCGACGCGATCCGCCAGAACTTCGCCGACGCCAGGAACGTCCCACTCGCCGCCACCACAGCGAGCATCCCCATGGGCCGTGCCGGAGACCCACGCGACATCGCCGAGGCCGTCGCCTACCTCGCATCGGACCGGGCTCAGTGGGTCACCGGAGTGAGCCTGACAGTCGACGGCGGTGAGATCCCCGTCATCTAG
- a CDS encoding ferredoxin, with translation MSTAWRIGVDERRCIGTSICAGTAPEHFRLVGGLSAPLADVVAPAEVILAAADSCPVEAITVRDATDDGLIAPQE, from the coding sequence GTGAGTACCGCGTGGCGGATCGGGGTGGACGAGCGCCGCTGCATCGGCACGAGCATCTGCGCCGGTACCGCGCCGGAGCACTTCCGCCTGGTCGGCGGCCTGTCCGCGCCGCTTGCCGACGTCGTCGCCCCGGCCGAGGTCATCCTCGCCGCGGCCGACTCGTGCCCGGTGGAGGCGATCACGGTCCGCGACGCCACTGACGACGGGCTTATCGCGCCGCAGGAGTGA
- a CDS encoding cytochrome P450 — protein sequence MTESTQTTESRTVPPARPYPFSVPDRLVVDPTYGELRENEPMTRVQLPYGEEAWLATRYEDVRTVLGDVRFGRAPAVQRDEPRLTQRQQASGMLTMDPPDHTRLRRLVAKAFTARRVEALRPRTQKIADALVDNMVRLGPPADLVEHVATPLPIQVICELLGVPYADRDRFHIWSEAIVSTTSLPTETIQEYLNSLWGYMGGLVAERRREPGIDDLLGALVRARDENQDRLSETELVELAAGLLAAGHETTVTQIPNFVYVLLHNPDQLARLRADPSLVPAAVEELLRYVPLGVGSSFARYAKEDVEVGGVLVRAGEPVLGSLSSANRDGTVFADPDRLDLDREQNPHLGFGHGVHHCVGAQLARMELQVAVGTLVTRLPGLRLAVPEADLEWKRGMLVRGLLGMPVAW from the coding sequence ATGACGGAGAGCACGCAGACCACCGAGAGCCGAACCGTTCCGCCCGCGCGGCCGTACCCGTTCAGCGTGCCCGACCGCCTCGTCGTCGATCCCACCTATGGCGAGCTGCGCGAGAACGAGCCGATGACCCGGGTGCAGCTCCCCTACGGCGAGGAGGCGTGGCTCGCCACCCGGTACGAGGACGTCCGTACGGTCCTCGGCGACGTGCGGTTCGGCCGCGCCCCGGCCGTCCAGCGCGACGAGCCCAGGCTCACCCAGCGCCAGCAGGCCAGCGGCATGCTGACCATGGACCCGCCCGATCACACTCGGCTGCGCCGGTTGGTGGCGAAGGCGTTCACGGCACGCCGGGTGGAGGCGCTGCGACCCCGAACCCAGAAGATCGCCGACGCGCTTGTCGACAACATGGTCCGGCTCGGTCCCCCGGCCGACCTGGTGGAACACGTCGCCACACCGCTGCCGATCCAGGTGATCTGCGAGCTGCTCGGGGTCCCGTACGCCGACCGTGACCGTTTCCACATCTGGTCCGAGGCGATCGTCTCGACCACCTCGCTGCCCACGGAGACGATCCAGGAGTACCTGAACAGTCTCTGGGGCTACATGGGTGGTCTGGTCGCCGAGCGCCGCCGCGAGCCGGGGATCGACGACCTGCTCGGCGCGTTGGTGCGGGCACGCGACGAGAATCAGGATCGGCTCAGCGAGACCGAGCTTGTGGAGCTGGCCGCGGGGCTGCTCGCGGCCGGCCACGAGACCACGGTGACCCAGATCCCCAACTTCGTCTACGTCCTGCTGCACAATCCCGACCAGCTCGCTCGGCTGCGGGCCGACCCGTCGCTGGTGCCGGCGGCGGTCGAGGAACTGTTGCGGTACGTGCCGCTCGGCGTCGGCTCCTCCTTCGCCCGGTACGCCAAGGAGGATGTCGAGGTCGGCGGGGTGCTGGTCCGGGCGGGTGAGCCGGTTCTCGGCTCACTGTCGTCGGCGAACCGGGACGGTACCGTCTTCGCCGACCCGGACCGGCTGGACCTCGACCGCGAGCAGAACCCGCACCTGGGCTTCGGGCACGGCGTACACCACTGCGTCGGCGCGCAACTGGCCCGCATGGAGTTGCAGGTCGCCGTCGGCACCCTCGTGACCCGCCTGCCCGGATTGCGGCTCGCCGTACCGGAAGCCGACCTGGAGTGGAAGCGCGGCATGTTGGTGCGGGGCCTGCTCGGCATGCCGGTGGCCTGGTGA
- a CDS encoding aromatic-ring hydroxylase C-terminal domain-containing protein — protein sequence MTHFIGDTDESDRMIVADVTLTGLPRNRWHIWPRGNCRFMALCPLPDRASQLFDAFRGAHLTLIAVGEPAVSALTQTSWPDTGAALKTVEIPDKDAAGVRRIYGITSPAQILVRPDGYVAYVAHDDWTGTLSKYAELMLPPAGRRDT from the coding sequence GTGACCCACTTCATCGGGGACACCGACGAGAGCGACCGGATGATCGTCGCTGATGTGACCCTGACCGGTCTGCCCCGCAACCGGTGGCACATCTGGCCGCGCGGCAACTGCCGCTTCATGGCACTGTGCCCGTTGCCGGACCGCGCGAGCCAGCTGTTCGACGCGTTTCGCGGTGCTCACCTCACTCTCATTGCCGTCGGGGAGCCCGCGGTGTCGGCGCTCACGCAAACCTCGTGGCCCGATACGGGCGCTGCTCTCAAGACCGTCGAGATCCCCGACAAGGATGCGGCAGGAGTACGCCGCATCTACGGCATCACCAGTCCGGCGCAGATCCTCGTCCGGCCGGACGGCTACGTCGCCTACGTCGCCCATGACGACTGGACCGGCACCCTGTCCAAGTACGCCGAGCTCATGCTGCCGCCGGCCGGCCGACGCGACACCTGA